In Actinomycetota bacterium, the sequence TTAAGAGCTTCTTTAGTTTTTTTTCGAACATTTCTAATAGCCATTTTCCCCTCTTCAGAAGATTCTTTAACTAATTTTACTAAATCCTTTCTCCTCTCCTCTGTTAGCTCAGGCACTCCTAATTTTATAATTTTTCCATCGTTGAAAGGAGTCAGTCCTAATTTAGATTGATATATAGCTTTTTCAACATCTTCTAAAATTGTAGGATCATATGGTGAAATTATAATAAGTCTTGGGTCTGGAGCGGATAAACTAGCCAATTGATTTAGTGGTGTTTCAACTCCATAATAATCAATAGTTACTTTATCAAGTAATGAAACTGAAGCCCTTCCTGTTCTTACTGTAGAAAATTCCTGTTTAATGGTTTTAATTGCACCTTTCATTCTATGTTCAGCATCTATAAGTACATCATCGATCATTTAAATAACCTCCAAAGATAGATGTTTTTTGTGTGAAATTACATACCTGTATTTAAAATTTGAAAAAATTATATAAATTTAATATAGAATAAGGTAATTACCATAAATATTTTTAGTATCTGAATATTAAATAAAAAACTCTTTCAACAATTCAAATATTTTTGAATTGTTATATTTAATAAAATAATAATAATTATTTATTATCCTTAGAGGTTTGATTTTTTTCTTTAATATCTACTAAAGTACCTATCCTCTCACCTCGTATAATTCGTAACATATTTCCCTTTGGATTTAGATTGAAAATAGCTATAGGCATATCGTAATCCATACAATATGAAAGTGCTGTTGTATCTATGATTCCTACTCCCTTATTTATTGCTTCAAGATAAGTTATTTCATCAAACATCTTAGCATCTTTATAAATCATTGGATCTCTATCATAAACACCATCCACTTTAGTAGCTTTCATAATTAAATCTGCATCTATCTCTTTTGCTTTTATTACAGCAGCTGTGTCCGTTGTAAAATATGGGCTTCCAGTTCCAGCACAAAATATTACAACTCTTCCCTTTTCTAAATGTCTTAAAGCTCTTCTTCTAATATAGGGTTCAGCAATTTCCTTCATTTCTATTGCGCTTAAAACTCTTGTTTCAGCCCCTAATCTTTCCAATGAATCCTGAAGAGCAATACCATTCATTACTGTAGCTAACATGCCAATATTATCTGCTGTTACCCTTTCCATACCTCTTTTTGCTGCTGATCCACCTCTGAAGATATTCCCTCCTCCAACTGTTACTGCTACTTCAACCCCTTCCTTAGTGATTTTTATAATATGAGATGCTATTTCATCTACTACTTTAGGATCAATATTTAAACCTTCGCTTGAAAATGCTTCTCCTCCAAGTTTTATTAGAACTCTTTTATACCTTATTGATTTTTTTGTAATTTTAGTTTTTTCTTCATTCATAAAATACTTTCGGTTTTTTATTTAATATTAAAAATTTTTTAAATTTAAGCTCTATTTGAATATGGATTTGTGGCATGGTTTCGAAGACATTTTAGTCGAGAAACTTTGCCCAAATCTTCTAATATTTTTAAATTATAATTTTTTTTAAATAATGATTATTTTTTTAATCTTCACCAAATGCAAATCTTACAAACCTATTTATTTCGATATTTTCACCCATTCTTGCTATTGCTTCATTTATTAGTTCTTTAACAGTAATTTCCTCATTTTTAATAAAATTCTGTTCCAAAATACAATTATTATTAAAGAATTCTTCCATCTTCTGCTCAGCTATTTTTTCAGCAATATCTTTTGGTTTTCCAGCCTCAATTGCTTCTAAAAAAAAGCTTTTCTTCTTTTCATTAATAATTTCCTCAGAAATTTTATTTCTATCAATATATAAAGGGTTTGCTGCTGCTACATGCATTGCAATATCATGAACAAGTTTTAAAAAGTTTTCATTTTTTGAAACAAAATCTGTCTCACAATTTACCTCAACCATTGCCCCTAATTTACTATTATAATGGATGTAACTATCTATCACACCTTCCCGTGTAACTCTTGAAGATTTCTTCTCAGCAATTTTCATACCCTTTTTCTTTAATATTTTTTTTGCTTTTTCCATATCACCATCAGACTCTGATAGAGCTTTTTTACACTCCATTACTCCTAAACCAGTTATTTCTCTAAGTTGCTTTATTTCATTCACTGATACTTTGCCCATTCTCATTCCTCTTTATCATCTTCAACTGGTTTTTCTTTAATTTTCTTTTTAGGCTTCTTCCCAGACTTTTTCTTAGATTTTTCTGCAGATTTTTTAATCGACTTTCCTTTAAGCTCTTCTTTAAGTTCTTTTTTAGATTCGACAGTTTTTACTTTCTCCTCAATTTCTTCTTCCTTTTCCTCCATCTTCTCTTTTACTAAAACTTCTTCTTTAGTCTTTTTAGTAAGCTTTTCCTTATGTTTTTCTTTTAGCTTATCTTCAGCTTTTTTCTCAGGTTTCTTCTTAAGTTCAATAACTTCTACCTCTTCCTCAATCTCTTCTTCCTCATAAAGCTCAACTGGAGGAGCAATCTCCACTTTTCCAGCTATTATAGCATCTGCAATTACACTTGTTAATAAATCTCCGGCTCTTATAGCATCATCATTTCCAGGAATTATATAATCTATTAAATCTGGGTCACAATTGGTATCAATAACTGCAATAATAGGAATTTCCATTTTACTG encodes:
- the frr gene encoding ribosome recycling factor encodes the protein MIDDVLIDAEHRMKGAIKTIKQEFSTVRTGRASVSLLDKVTIDYYGVETPLNQLASLSAPDPRLIIISPYDPTILEDVEKAIYQSKLGLTPFNDGKIIKLGVPELTEERRKDLVKLVKESSEEGKMAIRNVRKKTKEALKKHEEDGEITEDQYYKALDKLQELIEYYNEKIEKLLDKKEKDIMEI
- the pyrH gene encoding UMP kinase, which codes for MNEEKTKITKKSIRYKRVLIKLGGEAFSSEGLNIDPKVVDEIASHIIKITKEGVEVAVTVGGGNIFRGGSAAKRGMERVTADNIGMLATVMNGIALQDSLERLGAETRVLSAIEMKEIAEPYIRRRALRHLEKGRVVIFCAGTGSPYFTTDTAAVIKAKEIDADLIMKATKVDGVYDRDPMIYKDAKMFDEITYLEAINKGVGIIDTTALSYCMDYDMPIAIFNLNPKGNMLRIIRGERIGTLVDIKEKNQTSKDNK
- the tsf gene encoding translation elongation factor Ts, yielding MGKVSVNEIKQLREITGLGVMECKKALSESDGDMEKAKKILKKKGMKIAEKKSSRVTREGVIDSYIHYNSKLGAMVEVNCETDFVSKNENFLKLVHDIAMHVAAANPLYIDRNKISEEIINEKKKSFFLEAIEAGKPKDIAEKIAEQKMEEFFNNNCILEQNFIKNEEITVKELINEAIARMGENIEINRFVRFAFGED